In one Umezawaea sp. Da 62-37 genomic region, the following are encoded:
- a CDS encoding SPFH domain-containing protein translates to MADITGYPGLRHLRGTPTVHVRHLKHGKVVHDGTGLSFWFRPRSAVLSEVPVDDRELPMLFHARTADFQDVTVQMTVTYRVADPALAASRVDFSIDPGTGAWRGDPLAQIAGLLTESAQQHALDVLARSPLAAALVDGVRAVRDRVGEGLGGDGRSAQTGITVVDVRVVAIRPEPEMEKALRTTAREQVQQEADRATYERRARAVERERAIGENELQNQIELAKREEQLVVQRGTNAKRQAEDAAAASAIETEAKANTLRELGEARAAAESAHLAAYRDVSPALLQGLALKEFAGHLPKIDSLVITPDMLAPLLAKLGAK, encoded by the coding sequence ATGGCCGACATCACCGGCTACCCCGGCCTGCGACACCTGCGCGGCACGCCGACCGTGCACGTGCGGCACCTCAAGCACGGCAAGGTCGTGCACGACGGGACCGGGCTGTCGTTCTGGTTCCGGCCGCGCAGCGCGGTGCTGTCGGAGGTCCCGGTGGACGACCGGGAGCTGCCGATGCTGTTCCACGCGCGCACCGCCGACTTCCAGGACGTGACGGTGCAGATGACGGTCACCTACCGGGTCGCCGACCCGGCGCTGGCGGCCAGCCGCGTCGACTTCTCGATCGACCCCGGCACCGGCGCGTGGCGGGGTGATCCGCTGGCGCAGATCGCGGGACTGCTGACCGAGAGCGCGCAGCAGCACGCGCTGGACGTGCTGGCGCGGTCGCCGTTGGCCGCGGCGCTGGTGGACGGCGTGCGCGCGGTCCGCGACCGGGTGGGCGAGGGGCTCGGCGGGGACGGGCGGTCTGCGCAGACCGGGATCACGGTGGTGGACGTGCGGGTGGTGGCGATCAGGCCGGAGCCCGAAATGGAGAAGGCGCTGCGGACGACGGCGCGGGAGCAGGTGCAGCAGGAGGCGGACCGGGCGACCTACGAGCGGCGGGCGCGGGCCGTGGAGCGGGAGCGGGCGATCGGGGAGAACGAGCTGCAGAACCAGATCGAGCTGGCGAAGCGGGAGGAGCAGCTCGTGGTGCAGCGCGGCACGAACGCGAAGCGGCAGGCCGAGGACGCGGCGGCGGCCTCGGCGATCGAGACCGAGGCGAAGGCGAACACCCTGCGGGAGCTGGGCGAGGCGCGGGCGGCGGCCGAGTCGGCGCACCTGGCCGCGTACCGGGACGTGTCGCCCGCGCTGCTGCAGGGCTTGGCGCTCAAGGAGTTCGCGGGCCACCTGCCGAAGATCGACAGCCTGGTGATCACGCCGGACATGCTTGCGCCGCTGCTCGCGAAGCTGGGCGCAAAGTGA
- a CDS encoding NUDIX domain-containing protein translates to MERYPIFAVTADLVVLTIREERLCALVVRRGEGPYLGEWALPGGFVRPDEDLDQAAARELEEETGLAVGTVHLEQLRSYGAPGRDPRQRVVTVAYLALAPDLPTPEAGTDAAEARWVPVESVPDLGAGRSLAFDHDAILADGLERARAKLEYTPLATAFCGEEFTVAELRRVYELVWGAELDPRNFHRKVTGATDLLVPTGSTTTRDGGRPAQLFRRGTATTLHPPMPRST, encoded by the coding sequence ATGGAGCGCTACCCGATTTTCGCCGTGACCGCGGACCTGGTCGTCCTGACGATCAGGGAGGAGCGGCTGTGCGCGCTGGTGGTGCGGCGCGGCGAGGGGCCGTACCTGGGGGAGTGGGCGCTGCCGGGTGGGTTCGTGCGGCCGGACGAGGACCTGGACCAGGCGGCGGCGCGGGAACTGGAGGAGGAGACCGGGTTGGCGGTGGGGACCGTCCACTTGGAACAGCTGCGCAGCTACGGGGCGCCAGGGCGGGATCCGCGGCAGCGGGTGGTGACGGTGGCGTACCTGGCTCTGGCGCCTGATCTGCCCACGCCGGAGGCGGGGACGGACGCGGCTGAAGCGAGGTGGGTGCCGGTGGAGTCCGTCCCGGACCTGGGAGCGGGCAGGTCACTCGCCTTCGACCACGACGCGATCCTGGCCGACGGGCTGGAGCGGGCCCGCGCGAAACTGGAGTACACGCCGTTGGCCACCGCGTTCTGCGGCGAGGAGTTCACGGTGGCGGAACTGCGCAGGGTCTACGAGCTGGTGTGGGGCGCGGAGTTGGACCCGCGCAACTTCCACCGCAAGGTCACCGGCGCCACCGACCTGCTGGTGCCGACCGGCAGCACCACCACGCGGGACGGCGGCCGCCCGGCCCAGCTGTTCCGCCGGGGCACCGCGACGACCCTGCATCCGCCCATGCCCCGGAGCACCTAG
- a CDS encoding bifunctional o-acetylhomoserine/o-acetylserine sulfhydrylase, protein MSADPTAWSFETKQVHAGATPDPATGARATPIYQTTSYVFRDTAHGAALFSLAEAGNIYTRINNPTQDVLEQRVAALEGGVAAVAFASGSAAVTATILNLARSGDHFVSSASLYGGTYNLFHYTLPKLGIEVTFVDDPDNLDEWRAAARPNTKLFFAETLANPRSHVLDITAVAEVSHEVGVPLVVDNTVPTPYLVRPIEHGADIVVHSATKYLGGHGTTIAGVVVDGGTFDFGTDRFPDFNEPDPSYNGLQYWPALGPGAFAAKLRVQLLRDTGAAIAPLNSFLIIQGIETLSLRIDKHVANAQALAEWLEQRDEVEKVHYAGLPSSPWYENARKYLPKGAGAIVSFELRGGVDAGRAFVDGTELFSQLANIGDVRSLIVHPASTTHSQLSPDEQVTTGVTPGLVRLSVGIEGIEDLKADLEAGFRSAKSAQ, encoded by the coding sequence ATGTCCGCCGACCCCACGGCCTGGTCGTTCGAGACCAAGCAGGTCCACGCAGGCGCCACGCCCGACCCGGCCACGGGCGCCCGCGCCACGCCGATCTACCAGACGACGTCCTACGTCTTCCGGGACACCGCGCACGGCGCCGCGCTGTTCAGCCTGGCCGAGGCGGGCAACATCTACACCCGCATCAACAACCCGACCCAGGACGTCCTGGAGCAGCGGGTGGCCGCGCTGGAGGGCGGTGTGGCGGCGGTGGCGTTCGCGTCCGGCTCGGCGGCCGTGACCGCGACGATCCTGAACCTCGCCCGATCGGGTGACCACTTCGTGTCGAGCGCGTCCCTCTACGGCGGCACGTACAACCTGTTCCACTACACGCTGCCGAAGCTGGGCATCGAGGTCACCTTCGTGGATGATCCCGACAACCTGGACGAGTGGCGCGCGGCGGCGCGGCCGAACACGAAGCTGTTCTTCGCCGAGACGCTGGCGAACCCGCGTTCGCACGTCCTCGACATCACCGCGGTGGCGGAGGTGTCGCACGAGGTCGGTGTGCCGCTGGTCGTGGACAACACCGTGCCCACCCCGTACCTGGTGCGGCCGATCGAGCACGGCGCGGACATCGTGGTGCACTCGGCGACCAAGTACCTCGGCGGCCACGGCACGACGATCGCGGGCGTCGTGGTGGACGGCGGCACGTTCGACTTCGGCACGGACCGCTTCCCGGACTTCAACGAGCCGGACCCGAGCTACAACGGTCTCCAGTACTGGCCGGCGCTCGGTCCCGGCGCGTTCGCCGCGAAGCTGCGCGTGCAGCTGCTGCGCGACACCGGCGCGGCCATCGCCCCGCTCAACAGCTTCCTGATCATCCAGGGCATCGAGACCCTGTCGCTGCGCATCGACAAGCACGTCGCCAACGCGCAGGCGCTGGCCGAATGGCTGGAGCAGCGCGACGAGGTGGAGAAGGTCCACTACGCGGGGCTGCCGTCGAGCCCCTGGTACGAGAACGCGCGGAAGTACCTGCCCAAGGGGGCGGGCGCGATCGTGTCGTTCGAGCTGCGCGGCGGCGTCGACGCGGGCCGGGCGTTCGTGGACGGCACCGAGCTGTTCAGCCAGCTCGCGAACATCGGCGACGTGCGCAGCCTGATCGTGCACCCGGCGAGCACCACGCACAGCCAGCTGTCGCCGGACGAGCAGGTCACGACCGGTGTGACGCCCGGACTGGTGCGGCTGTCGGTCGGCATCGAGGGGATCGAGGACCTCAAGGCCGATCTGGAAGCGGGGTTCCGCTCCGCCAAGTCCGCCCAGTGA
- a CDS encoding Gfo/Idh/MocA family oxidoreductase, giving the protein MRTALIGYGLGGSAFHAPFVHTTPGLELSAVVTGDPGRQAEVRARYPEAEILPSIDDVWAGDYDLAVVTTPNRFHHAHARSALEHGLHVVVDKPFSGTAAEARALVDFAAAQGLVVVPFHNRRWDGDFRTVQKLLADGALGDVHRFESRFERWRPAVKSTWKESGDPADLGSIVFDLGTHLVDQSIALFGPPVEVYAEIATLRAGAQADDDAFLSLTHRDGTRSHLHMGALVADLGPRFRVLGDKAAYVKCGMDPQEDLLKAGTTPGGDGWGEEPESAWGELRAGGESSPVRTEPGAYQLFYAGVAKAVLHGDAPPVDARDAVSGLEVIEAAAESARTRQVVVLA; this is encoded by the coding sequence ATGCGCACCGCACTGATCGGCTACGGCCTCGGCGGCTCGGCCTTCCACGCGCCGTTCGTCCACACCACACCCGGACTCGAACTGAGCGCCGTCGTCACCGGCGACCCCGGCAGACAGGCGGAGGTGCGGGCGCGCTACCCCGAGGCGGAGATCCTCCCGTCCATCGACGACGTCTGGGCGGGCGACTACGACCTCGCCGTCGTCACCACCCCCAACCGCTTCCACCACGCGCACGCCCGGTCCGCTTTGGAGCACGGCCTGCACGTCGTCGTCGACAAGCCCTTCTCCGGCACGGCCGCCGAAGCACGCGCGCTGGTCGACTTCGCCGCCGCGCAGGGCCTCGTCGTGGTGCCGTTCCACAACCGACGGTGGGACGGCGACTTCCGCACCGTGCAGAAACTCCTGGCCGACGGAGCACTGGGCGACGTCCACCGCTTCGAATCCCGCTTCGAACGCTGGCGCCCTGCGGTGAAATCCACCTGGAAGGAATCCGGCGACCCGGCCGACCTCGGCAGCATCGTCTTCGACCTCGGCACCCACCTCGTCGACCAGTCCATCGCCCTCTTCGGCCCCCCGGTCGAGGTCTACGCCGAAATCGCCACCCTCCGGGCCGGAGCCCAAGCCGACGACGACGCCTTCCTGTCCCTGACCCACCGCGACGGAACCCGCTCACACCTGCACATGGGCGCCCTGGTCGCAGACCTCGGGCCGAGGTTTCGCGTACTGGGCGACAAGGCCGCGTACGTGAAGTGCGGAATGGACCCCCAGGAAGACCTGCTCAAGGCGGGCACCACACCGGGCGGCGACGGCTGGGGCGAGGAACCCGAGTCGGCCTGGGGAGAACTGCGGGCAGGCGGCGAGTCGTCGCCGGTCCGGACCGAGCCGGGCGCCTACCAGCTGTTCTACGCGGGAGTCGCGAAAGCGGTCCTGCACGGAGACGCGCCGCCGGTCGACGCACGCGACGCGGTGAGCGGGCTCGAGGTGATCGAGGCAGCGGCGGAGTCGGCCCGTACGCGGCAGGTCGTGGTGCTGGCCTAG
- a CDS encoding NAD(+)/NADH kinase: MSLPPRIVVVHRRTELADLLARHGTRGQVDFFLSTRGRTLDEVTRRDAADQAALATVSAAIPLDWRRGGVERDDLARFLFAPEDVVVVVGQDGLVANVAKYLDGQPVIGVNPAPGGVLARHAPAAAGRLLRAVVDGTAVAEERTMVEAVSDDGQRLPALNEVYIGHPGHQTARYRIAGLERQASSGVLVGTGTGATGWCGSVWRERGSSVVLPSPTERRLAWFVREAWPSPGTGVECTEGSLTDSPLVIDVESDGLVVFGDGIEQDSVRLGWGQRVEIGRARTTLRLVN, from the coding sequence GTGAGCCTGCCGCCGCGGATCGTCGTGGTGCACCGGCGGACCGAACTGGCGGACCTGCTGGCCCGGCACGGGACCCGCGGGCAGGTCGACTTCTTCCTGAGCACGCGCGGCCGCACGCTCGACGAGGTGACCCGGCGCGACGCGGCGGACCAGGCCGCGCTCGCGACCGTGTCGGCGGCGATCCCGCTGGACTGGCGGCGCGGCGGCGTGGAGCGCGACGACCTGGCGCGGTTCCTGTTCGCGCCGGAGGACGTCGTGGTGGTCGTCGGGCAGGACGGGCTGGTGGCGAACGTGGCCAAGTACCTCGACGGGCAGCCGGTGATCGGCGTGAACCCCGCGCCCGGCGGCGTGCTGGCCCGGCACGCGCCCGCCGCCGCGGGGCGGTTGCTGCGGGCGGTCGTGGACGGCACCGCCGTGGCGGAGGAGCGCACGATGGTCGAGGCCGTGTCGGACGACGGGCAGCGGCTGCCCGCGTTGAACGAGGTCTACATCGGCCACCCCGGCCACCAGACCGCGCGCTACCGGATCGCGGGCCTGGAGCGGCAGGCGTCGTCGGGGGTGCTGGTCGGCACGGGGACCGGGGCGACCGGGTGGTGCGGGTCGGTGTGGCGGGAGCGCGGGAGTTCGGTGGTGCTGCCCTCCCCCACCGAGCGGCGGCTGGCGTGGTTCGTCCGCGAGGCGTGGCCGTCACCCGGCACCGGGGTCGAGTGCACCGAGGGGTCGCTGACGGACTCGCCGCTGGTCATCGACGTGGAGTCGGACGGGCTGGTGGTGTTCGGCGACGGCATCGAGCAGGACTCGGTGCGCCTGGGGTGGGGGCAGCGGGTGGAGATCGGCCGGGCGCGGACCACCCTGCGTCTTGTCAACTGA